From Pseudoalteromonas sp. R3, one genomic window encodes:
- a CDS encoding nucleoside-diphosphate sugar epimerase/dehydratase, producing the protein MDSWFRTLLNVSRSKKRLITLFIDSIFVFSAFWLALVVRLDSLVPFFEVGNWLLLSLVLPISIFAFINLGLYRAVLRYVGAHAIGAILIGAIISTVALVMASFFTHVTIPRTMPVIYAWLLVLSVGGSRIMVRAMVGRLATVNKTPVVIYGAGSAGRQLAPAIGAGDEYYVSAFIDDDKTKQDSILQGIPVIAFDGLYALIERKRVKKVLLAMPSESRARRKEILAQLESLPVEVLTIPGMADVVEGRATLDEIKDVEIEDLLGRDPVAPKQALLNATILGKSVMVTGAGGSIGSELCRQIIKQSPSKLVLFELTEFALYSIEKELSEIIKTRGLNIELIPIMGSVQHINRLETCMMAFGVQTVYHAAAYKHVPLVEHNVVEGVRNNVFGTYYSAKAAINAKVETFVLVSTDKAVRPTNVMGTTKRMAELCLQGLAQNKERGQHNTRFCMVRFGNVLGSSGSVVPLFRRQIKEGGPITLTHPEITRFFMTIPEAAQLVIQAGALGRGGDVFVLDMGESVKIKDLATKMVHLSGLEVKSEANPHGDIEIKCTGLRPGEKLYEELLIGDNVEQTSHERIMTAKEVMLPLRELEEILKTLDKACHDFDHQVIRQLLLEAPTGFDPTDGICDLVWNARQKLDAVPEKNIVNLK; encoded by the coding sequence GTGGATAGTTGGTTCCGTACTCTTCTTAATGTATCACGTTCAAAAAAGCGGCTGATCACTTTATTTATTGATTCAATTTTTGTTTTTAGTGCTTTTTGGTTGGCGCTGGTCGTGCGGTTGGATAGTTTAGTTCCATTTTTTGAAGTGGGGAACTGGCTACTGCTTTCTCTTGTATTACCAATTAGCATATTTGCTTTTATCAACCTTGGGCTATATCGAGCTGTGCTGCGCTACGTAGGCGCACATGCCATTGGTGCTATTTTGATTGGTGCTATAATTAGTACTGTCGCACTTGTGATGGCTTCCTTTTTCACTCATGTGACTATTCCTCGTACTATGCCTGTCATTTATGCTTGGCTGTTGGTTTTATCAGTTGGTGGCTCACGCATCATGGTACGTGCCATGGTTGGCCGCCTGGCTACTGTTAATAAAACACCTGTTGTTATTTATGGAGCAGGCTCTGCTGGTCGGCAACTCGCTCCTGCTATAGGAGCCGGTGACGAATACTATGTGTCAGCTTTTATTGATGACGATAAAACTAAGCAAGATTCCATACTCCAGGGTATACCTGTTATTGCTTTCGACGGTTTGTATGCATTAATTGAGCGCAAGAGAGTAAAAAAAGTATTACTTGCTATGCCCAGTGAAAGTAGGGCGCGAAGAAAAGAAATATTAGCCCAATTAGAGAGTTTACCCGTTGAAGTTTTGACCATCCCTGGTATGGCTGATGTTGTAGAAGGACGAGCAACATTAGACGAAATCAAAGATGTTGAAATTGAAGACTTGCTTGGTCGAGACCCTGTAGCCCCGAAACAGGCTTTATTGAATGCAACGATCCTGGGTAAATCAGTAATGGTTACTGGGGCAGGCGGGTCTATCGGCTCTGAGTTGTGTCGACAAATTATCAAGCAATCGCCATCTAAGCTGGTGCTCTTCGAGCTGACTGAGTTTGCACTTTATTCAATTGAAAAAGAGTTGAGTGAAATCATTAAAACCAGAGGGTTGAACATTGAGCTGATACCAATTATGGGTTCTGTTCAGCACATTAATCGTCTGGAAACATGTATGATGGCATTTGGTGTGCAAACAGTTTACCACGCTGCAGCATATAAACACGTCCCACTTGTAGAGCATAATGTGGTCGAAGGGGTAAGAAATAACGTTTTTGGTACCTACTACTCTGCAAAGGCTGCTATCAATGCAAAAGTAGAAACGTTCGTTTTGGTAAGCACCGATAAAGCTGTTCGCCCCACTAATGTAATGGGAACGACCAAACGTATGGCCGAACTTTGTTTACAGGGCCTTGCTCAAAATAAGGAAAGAGGGCAGCACAATACACGTTTCTGTATGGTTCGGTTTGGCAATGTATTGGGATCGTCAGGATCGGTTGTGCCTTTATTCCGAAGACAAATTAAAGAAGGGGGCCCAATTACGCTCACTCATCCAGAGATCACCCGCTTCTTTATGACCATACCCGAAGCAGCGCAGCTGGTTATTCAAGCCGGCGCATTGGGCAGAGGTGGAGATGTATTTGTCCTTGATATGGGAGAGTCTGTAAAAATTAAAGACCTCGCAACTAAAATGGTACACTTGTCTGGCCTGGAAGTGAAAAGTGAGGCGAATCCGCATGGAGATATTGAGATTAAATGCACAGGATTGAGGCCCGGTGAAAAACTGTATGAAGAGTTATTGATTGGTGACAATGTTGAGCAGACCTCACATGAAAGGATTATGACAGCCAAAGAAGTAATGTTGCCATTACGAGAGCTAGAAGAGATCTTAAAGACGCTCGATAAAGCGTGCCATGACTTTGATCATCAAGTTATCCGACAATTGCTACTAGAGGCTCCAACTGGGTTTGACCCTACTGACGGCATATGTGACTTAGTGTGGAATGCCAGACAAAAGCTTGACGCTGTGCCAGAGAAAAATATCGTTAATCTTAAATAA
- a CDS encoding YjbH domain-containing protein, with protein MSKLTPILASGLLTCSFITVAEVSPKHYQNFTGFTGLINTPSAEVLNVGEIDIGYNNQLDYRGITFEDGHNYIFTAGLWQGLEVSGQIAASTMHDDMFRAIALDDKQIRDLSFNAKYQIPFVPEDWFDLAIGGKDIGGAANYYESYFAVASKDWLDFRFSAGVSSSKSEIGMMDGVFAGIEWQPLDWFALQVEHDAEAVNAAARVTVPKAWLLDLGTLTLTSRFYSNTDHSDKDTYYGINFSMPLSEQSRAGYQEIKSAPDNAGVLAHLSEQGAQSEKSVRAHTAKSDDLTTRAQSHSSSSAKEVNISELNAEIRALKHALVADGFENVQVGVNREPVVVVKFENPVFNRNDIDAIGVVLGRVAQYISDDDARFTVQLGKHDIPLLSLSGQVSNYRRFITDNISPGLTIRQGMMDVPGGVAWIGDGAVNSPYFKPRLTLGPSLSSTYATELGVYDFSLALRADLEIPVWRGAGINITAQTLVADTEDFEAGDIFEARRERNGLERAVFYQTFDLPFGFYNQTQIGLFREFYEYTGLINETAWVSPSGRHKLYNTYGFFDYRDYNEDRDYHVMGYQYHWVEQDISFHISGGEFWRRDKGVKVETKFWFGDSYVSLYTYDTDVQVAGISFSIPLTPRKDMNVSKYGQVKGNQAWRHGVSTRIGDDQNTLVYKKGYVPETSISLDRTYLNQGRLSGSYVYANLARLREAYLTYK; from the coding sequence ATGTCTAAACTAACTCCTATTTTAGCAAGTGGCTTGTTGACTTGCTCCTTTATCACCGTTGCAGAAGTGTCTCCCAAGCATTACCAAAATTTCACTGGTTTTACTGGTTTAATCAATACTCCTTCTGCAGAAGTCTTAAACGTGGGCGAGATTGATATTGGCTACAATAACCAGCTTGATTATAGGGGAATCACTTTTGAAGACGGCCATAACTATATTTTTACAGCTGGCTTGTGGCAGGGGCTAGAAGTCAGCGGGCAAATTGCAGCCAGTACTATGCATGATGACATGTTTAGGGCTATAGCATTAGATGACAAGCAGATAAGGGATCTGTCTTTCAACGCCAAGTATCAAATCCCTTTTGTTCCTGAGGACTGGTTTGATTTGGCGATTGGTGGAAAAGATATCGGGGGGGCAGCTAACTATTATGAATCTTATTTTGCTGTGGCCTCAAAAGACTGGCTAGATTTTAGATTTTCGGCTGGTGTAAGCTCCAGTAAAAGCGAAATCGGTATGATGGACGGGGTGTTTGCAGGTATCGAATGGCAGCCACTGGATTGGTTTGCTTTGCAAGTTGAACATGATGCCGAAGCGGTAAATGCTGCTGCTCGCGTAACCGTGCCTAAAGCTTGGTTGTTAGACCTTGGTACTCTGACCCTGACGAGTCGCTTTTATAGCAACACAGATCACAGCGATAAAGATACTTATTATGGCATTAATTTCTCTATGCCTTTATCTGAACAGTCCCGAGCAGGCTATCAGGAAATAAAATCCGCGCCCGATAACGCAGGTGTGTTAGCACATTTGTCTGAGCAAGGAGCACAGTCAGAAAAGTCAGTTCGTGCTCATACTGCAAAGTCGGATGACCTCACCACCAGAGCTCAAAGTCATAGCTCAAGTTCAGCTAAGGAAGTGAATATCAGCGAATTGAACGCTGAGATACGTGCACTTAAACATGCACTTGTTGCTGATGGGTTCGAGAATGTGCAAGTTGGGGTCAATCGTGAGCCTGTCGTTGTCGTGAAATTTGAAAACCCGGTATTCAACCGAAATGATATTGACGCAATAGGGGTTGTGTTGGGCCGAGTTGCACAATATATCAGCGACGATGACGCGCGCTTTACCGTTCAGCTGGGAAAACATGACATTCCCCTGTTATCTTTGTCAGGACAGGTTAGCAATTATCGACGGTTTATTACTGACAACATCTCGCCTGGATTGACTATTCGCCAAGGAATGATGGATGTCCCAGGTGGGGTAGCCTGGATAGGTGATGGTGCAGTTAATAGCCCGTACTTTAAGCCTCGGCTTACGCTTGGGCCTTCATTAAGCTCAACTTATGCAACTGAGCTGGGAGTCTATGATTTCTCGTTAGCGCTCAGAGCTGATTTGGAGATCCCGGTATGGCGAGGTGCAGGTATTAACATCACCGCACAAACGTTGGTTGCTGATACTGAAGATTTTGAAGCTGGTGATATTTTTGAAGCACGCCGTGAACGAAATGGCCTGGAAAGAGCGGTCTTTTATCAGACATTTGATTTACCCTTCGGCTTCTATAACCAAACTCAAATCGGACTCTTCCGAGAATTTTATGAGTATACTGGGTTAATTAATGAAACAGCCTGGGTAAGCCCTTCAGGGCGCCATAAGCTCTACAATACTTACGGTTTCTTCGACTATCGAGATTACAATGAAGACCGTGACTATCATGTTATGGGTTATCAGTACCACTGGGTTGAGCAAGACATCTCATTCCATATCTCAGGAGGAGAATTCTGGCGAAGAGATAAAGGGGTGAAGGTTGAAACCAAGTTTTGGTTTGGTGACAGTTATGTATCGCTATATACCTACGACACAGATGTTCAGGTTGCCGGTATTTCATTTAGTATCCCACTTACGCCAAGAAAAGATATGAATGTATCTAAGTATGGTCAGGTGAAAGGGAATCAGGCATGGCGTCACGGTGTGAGTACACGCATTGGCGATGATCAAAATACATTAGTTTATAAAAAGGGCTATGTGCCGGAAACTTCAATTAGCTTGGACCGCACTTATCTGAATCAGGGGCGTTTGTCTGGCAGCTATGTTTATGCAAACCTTGCAAGACTGCGTGAGGCGTACCTGACATATAAGTAA
- a CDS encoding NAD-dependent epimerase/dehydratase family protein, with translation MKVIITGAAGFIGEHLRKFLSDNNFEIIPIVRNKAIPDCQDNKCLTYEEFYQLDKNDLPDVEAVIHLAGAAHKAFSDEDAKQANETLTQSIVSKSKSLGVKRFVFISSVGLYQEQPGKIDLKTTPTNTKKNTNYYKLEAESIVKNGFSDCSTDYVILRLPLVYGEGVKANFAALMNLVGKGLPLPFRGINSNKRSLISVYNLVDLIKVCIGHPKASNQVFLASDDHDLSTAEMIALMAKVQGKKNCSIYIPALLFKMFGKVLGKKDMVDRLTGSLHVDITHTKHTLEWQPPYSVEHGFRLAAK, from the coding sequence ATGAAAGTAATCATAACAGGCGCTGCAGGCTTTATTGGTGAGCACTTGCGGAAATTTTTATCTGACAATAACTTTGAAATAATTCCTATAGTCAGAAACAAGGCTATACCTGATTGTCAAGATAATAAATGTTTAACATATGAAGAGTTTTATCAGTTAGATAAAAATGACTTACCTGATGTTGAAGCGGTTATTCACCTCGCTGGTGCAGCTCATAAGGCTTTTTCTGATGAAGATGCTAAGCAGGCAAATGAAACACTGACTCAGAGTATTGTTAGCAAGTCAAAATCCTTAGGTGTAAAAAGGTTTGTTTTTATTAGTAGCGTTGGTTTGTATCAGGAGCAACCTGGAAAAATAGATTTAAAAACAACACCTACTAATACTAAAAAAAATACTAACTATTATAAGTTAGAAGCAGAGAGTATTGTTAAAAATGGATTCTCAGATTGTTCTACGGATTATGTAATACTACGATTGCCCCTAGTCTATGGTGAAGGTGTAAAGGCCAACTTTGCTGCTCTGATGAACTTAGTGGGTAAAGGCTTACCGCTGCCATTTAGAGGGATTAACAGTAACAAACGAAGTTTGATCTCTGTCTATAATTTGGTTGATTTGATTAAAGTGTGTATTGGACACCCAAAAGCATCAAATCAAGTCTTTTTAGCCAGCGATGACCATGATCTCTCTACGGCAGAAATGATTGCTCTAATGGCAAAAGTGCAAGGGAAAAAGAATTGTTCGATTTATATACCGGCTCTTTTATTTAAAATGTTTGGCAAGGTTCTGGGTAAGAAGGACATGGTAGATAGGCTTACAGGATCCTTACATGTTGATATTACACATACTAAACATACATTAGAGTGGCAACCTCCTTACTCTGTTGAGCATGGCTTTAGGCTTGCTGCCAAATAA
- a CDS encoding glycosyltransferase gives MKPKICLVTNLALNDEPTVENRLLPYIDCLGDKKADVTLFSADSELKQGICKKVKHTSIFSERQRPKSFVKRAIFEWRESRRILKKASVEGFDLYIVTIPSMFLLFNLYLLKGKKVCLDVRDLTWEYLDDGSLVQRLSKFLFRFLADVNVKYSSYQIVTNDTEYEYMSKRRGEVLKYSNGVTEEQFKELNNLSAPSPDSVFTITYCGKVGVAQNLSIFIEAASLLPDFNFKIVGYGPQTEEMEALAKEKKLSNVEFTGHVNWSEVLKHYNTSHVLYAQLGPLFSGAMPSKLFQYLATGRYVIYGGEGQAAETLKQFKMSRVIPSNNVAELVDAIKLAKSQQLLHSESEFNKSLISERYVREKNVNRVLETIL, from the coding sequence ATGAAACCTAAAATCTGCTTGGTTACTAATTTAGCACTTAATGATGAGCCTACGGTTGAAAATAGGCTCCTCCCGTATATTGATTGTTTAGGGGATAAGAAAGCGGATGTGACGCTGTTTAGTGCTGATTCTGAGCTTAAGCAAGGTATTTGTAAGAAAGTAAAACACACCTCCATATTCTCTGAGCGACAACGACCAAAGTCATTTGTCAAAAGAGCTATTTTTGAGTGGAGAGAATCAAGGCGTATACTCAAAAAGGCATCCGTTGAGGGCTTTGATTTGTACATCGTTACAATACCTTCTATGTTTCTCTTGTTTAACCTTTACTTGCTGAAAGGTAAAAAGGTCTGTTTGGATGTCAGAGATTTAACTTGGGAGTATTTAGATGATGGGAGTTTAGTACAAAGACTCTCTAAATTTTTATTTCGATTCCTTGCCGACGTCAATGTCAAGTATTCTAGTTATCAGATAGTAACAAACGACACTGAATATGAATATATGTCTAAAAGGCGAGGAGAAGTTCTAAAGTACTCAAACGGTGTTACCGAAGAGCAGTTTAAAGAACTCAACAATTTAAGTGCTCCATCTCCAGACTCTGTTTTCACAATAACATATTGCGGAAAAGTTGGTGTAGCACAGAATTTATCAATCTTTATTGAAGCGGCAAGCCTGCTACCTGACTTTAATTTTAAGATTGTTGGTTACGGGCCGCAGACTGAAGAGATGGAAGCTTTAGCTAAAGAAAAGAAGTTAAGTAATGTTGAATTTACAGGCCATGTTAATTGGTCTGAAGTATTAAAACATTATAATACATCTCATGTTCTGTATGCACAGTTAGGACCATTGTTTTCTGGGGCAATGCCTTCTAAGCTCTTCCAGTATTTAGCTACAGGTCGCTATGTTATTTATGGTGGTGAAGGTCAAGCCGCAGAAACACTGAAGCAGTTTAAAATGAGTCGTGTGATACCTTCAAATAATGTTGCCGAATTGGTTGACGCTATTAAATTGGCAAAGTCACAACAGCTTCTTCACTCTGAATCTGAATTCAATAAGTCTTTAATTTCCGAAAGATATGTACGAGAAAAAAATGTAAATCGAGTACTTGAGACTATCTTATGA
- a CDS encoding heparinase II/III family protein gives MLTKLSRLFWTVRYLTAKQVYYRLYYRFVKPSVLTLESSEAQSDFNQVGDFEWDGVCYKEQLITSCNEATFLNKKANIKDKAIWNDTKLEKLWLYNLHYFDDLSSSDAYDRVDFHTSLVNRWINENPACTGNGWEPYTLSLRIVNFIKWASKFKYRDSRFLASLRQQSEALMQQCEYHILANHLFANGKALTFSGVYFGPLGTSYLQRGLEILDAEFNEQFLKDGAHYELSPMYHSVMLWDVLELIELALTSKHEQLLDRVESWKSIAKKGLCWLESMLHQDNEISFFNDAAIGIAPSPAKLFEYAKQLQIPVERTKPDAYTLHNESGFSVINGSTYKVIINHAEIGPSYQPGHAHADSLSFELSSMGKRVFVNSGTSMYGVSKEREAERGTSKHNTVTIENINSSEVWSGFRVARRARSFCELADNSADRVVLNLSHDGYARIDSSYIHTRKVCCDNSTLKLPITYL, from the coding sequence ATGTTGACTAAGCTTTCTAGATTATTTTGGACGGTGAGATACCTCACCGCCAAACAAGTATATTATCGCCTTTACTACCGTTTTGTGAAGCCGTCCGTGTTAACTTTAGAATCATCGGAAGCGCAATCTGATTTTAATCAGGTTGGTGATTTTGAGTGGGACGGCGTTTGTTATAAAGAACAGTTAATAACCAGCTGTAATGAAGCCACATTCCTTAATAAAAAAGCTAATATTAAGGACAAAGCAATTTGGAATGATACAAAACTAGAAAAGCTTTGGCTTTATAATTTGCATTACTTTGACGACCTCAGTTCTTCGGATGCATATGATAGAGTTGATTTCCACACGTCCCTCGTTAATCGGTGGATCAATGAAAACCCTGCCTGTACAGGAAATGGCTGGGAGCCTTATACTCTTTCATTGAGAATCGTTAATTTCATAAAGTGGGCATCAAAGTTCAAGTATAGAGATAGCCGGTTTTTAGCCAGTTTGCGTCAACAGTCAGAAGCATTAATGCAGCAATGTGAGTATCATATATTAGCTAATCATTTATTCGCTAATGGTAAAGCTCTCACTTTTTCTGGAGTTTATTTCGGCCCTTTGGGCACAAGCTATTTGCAACGAGGCTTAGAGATATTGGATGCTGAGTTTAATGAGCAGTTTTTGAAAGATGGTGCGCATTACGAACTCAGTCCCATGTACCATAGCGTTATGCTGTGGGATGTTTTGGAGTTGATAGAGTTAGCGCTTACTTCTAAGCATGAACAACTTCTCGATAGAGTGGAGAGTTGGAAAAGCATTGCAAAGAAGGGGCTCTGTTGGCTTGAAAGTATGTTACATCAAGATAATGAAATATCCTTTTTTAACGATGCCGCCATCGGAATCGCCCCGAGCCCGGCAAAGTTGTTTGAGTATGCCAAGCAATTGCAAATACCAGTCGAAAGGACAAAGCCTGATGCATACACACTGCATAATGAATCTGGCTTTTCGGTAATAAATGGTTCAACTTATAAAGTTATTATTAATCATGCAGAGATAGGACCATCATATCAGCCTGGTCATGCACATGCAGACTCCTTGAGTTTTGAGCTTTCTTCTATGGGAAAGAGAGTTTTTGTTAACTCTGGCACTTCTATGTATGGAGTTTCAAAGGAGCGAGAAGCTGAAAGGGGAACTTCAAAACATAATACTGTCACCATTGAAAATATAAACTCTTCCGAAGTTTGGAGTGGCTTCAGAGTTGCAAGACGCGCTCGTTCTTTTTGTGAACTCGCAGATAACTCAGCAGATAGGGTTGTGCTTAATCTTAGCCACGATGGTTACGCTAGGATAGACTCTAGCTATATACATACAAGAAAAGTATGTTGTGATAATTCAACTTTAAAATTACCGATCACATACCTGTAA
- a CDS encoding sugar transferase, translating into MIRFLDFCFAFFGLVFAFPILVILFLIGLFDTGSPIFMQERVGRHKKPFTLIKFRTMKVDTASVASHLASTASITPFGGFLRRTKLDELPQLWNVLKGEMSLVGPRPGLFNQQELTIARDDKKVFDVRPGITGLSQVNEIDMSTPELLAKTDREMIDTMSMRNYFKYIFMTVAGKGSGDRVK; encoded by the coding sequence ATGATACGTTTTCTCGATTTTTGCTTTGCGTTCTTTGGTTTGGTTTTTGCCTTTCCTATACTGGTTATTTTATTTTTAATAGGGTTATTTGATACAGGTTCACCCATTTTTATGCAAGAGCGGGTAGGCCGACATAAAAAGCCTTTCACACTCATTAAGTTTAGAACAATGAAAGTTGATACGGCTTCAGTAGCCAGCCACTTAGCTAGTACTGCCTCTATCACTCCTTTCGGTGGGTTTCTACGCAGGACTAAATTAGATGAATTGCCACAATTATGGAATGTTCTTAAAGGTGAGATGAGCTTAGTTGGCCCACGACCCGGTCTATTTAATCAGCAAGAGTTAACGATTGCTCGTGATGACAAAAAAGTCTTTGATGTGCGACCTGGCATCACAGGGTTGTCTCAGGTCAATGAGATTGATATGTCTACACCTGAGTTATTGGCTAAAACCGACAGGGAGATGATCGATACTATGAGCATGCGTAACTACTTCAAGTATATTTTTATGACAGTTGCAGGGAAGGGCTCAGGGGATCGCGTCAAGTGA